Genomic segment of Dermacentor albipictus isolate Rhodes 1998 colony chromosome 5, USDA_Dalb.pri_finalv2, whole genome shotgun sequence:
TTAGTTAACGGTGGGTTTGGTGCTGGTTTTACGCAGGCCTCCGTTCTGCTTAAATATAACCGGGGCCAGTTCTCTTTAATGCAACAAAGCAAGAAGCTCATTCTTTTACATGCGTATCCTCAGCAGCAATTTCATCTTCACGATGGATTCTGTCACGTGACACCCACGCGAGCGTAGCGTCATTCGTGTCAGTGCAAGCTCACTCTTGCTGTGTTCTCACAAAATCAGGTGGTGCCTGCTGACTGGCCCATCCATCGCCACTGCTTCACGGGAGACTGGACCGAGGCGCAGCTGTGGATGGACACGTTCCCCAACCTGTGCCTCGGGGTGACTCCTCTTCTGGAGTTTTCCAATGCTAGTGCTGTTGCTGAGGTCGGCCCCAAGGTTCTCCTCGATCGTCTGCTGCTGGAGACGGACGCTCCGTACTTCCTCCCGAAAAGCGTACGCGTGAATTGTATCATCACCAACTATTCTTATCGGCTAACTAAAGCGGCCCTGTGTACACGGGGTGTCACAACTTCGCTGTTGCAAGaagttctttttatgcgaagcatattacgagagctcaacccagctcctcaggcgcggcggtgtcgccatgaaatcacgtgacaccgtgacatcacgatagaggagaagtggctttggctcaactcttgcaagacgggctgggtgggaatcgaaccagggtctccggagtgtgggacggagacgctaccactgagccacgagtacgatgcttcaaagcggtacaaaatcgcctctagtgaatgcggtgttgccttagaaacgagctgtttcaaaggcgtgcgtctcttgctcaggcgcacatttcgttgccgcgccgaacgctgcgttgctcgacgctcaccgcgtccaatgcggggcgcgtagtcgctgcgccgtagcccattgtcgtcttacaccccttggcgggccgacgggaacgctgtcgcgttccactcttgaaggcgaagcagagtaacgcatgagttgtttcttcgtctagccgaaccaaatatagccaagcaacagcagttcaccaggctaaacagtggttcaacaactaaaataaaggctagtatgcttcgcatcctgggcttaaccttacctaagccacagccattttttctattCCTCGAACTCCAGTCGTGGTTATTTCGGTAATGAGAACCTACTGACGAATGTAGGTTGTTCCTAGCTTTGTAGCAATGTTTACCTGCCACCACATAGCTTTTGTTGCAGCTTATTATAGGTAGAGCTACGAGATCACTTGCTCAATAAAATTTGGCTGCTTTCACATCACGTTTACGATAACTCATTATAACAAGTTAGTGCGCCGTTGCGCTACTACATATCGCGAATTTATTCGCTTATCGTACCCCATTCTTCCTGAAGAGTTAATTGTGGTGCGACCTACGCGTTATGTTGgagtacaaaacaaaaattttgatAGATGGggtatcgcagctacaaaagggcACAAAAGCGCTGCTTTGATAAAGCTACCCGAGTGAGTAACCGtttgtaatccggactgagtgaatGAGCGATGGATATCCCCAGTGgaatttctcttcttttaatctttccctcTCCTTTCCCTTTCcgctgtgtagggtagccaaccgggctcagtcctggttaacatccctgcattTTTATATTTGCTGTCTCTCCCTTACTAGATGTTGCTCAGATTCTCCCTTTGAAACTCGAAGGTGCTACGCTAATGCCCGAGGCTCCTAGACGCAGGAAGTGCTTCACCTGCAGACAATACCCAGAGCTAATGTCCAGCTTCGCTAATGATGTGTCACGCATAATGATTCGCTAAAATTCTCTTGCCACCAATTCTAGCGCAAGAAGTTTTAGTGAATGCTAGTCCCGAGTCATTTTATTTCAATGACTTGCACGGGCAATTTCTGGCAGAGGTGAAAAGCAGATATGCGTCACAATCAAGTAACAATGACATTTCAGTGTGGAGGGGGAAATCTTCAAAGGCAAGAAAGATGGGGACATGGACGGCGCACTAAGAGATACTTACAACGGAAGATTGTGTGTTACGTGTAAtttgaaaagggggggggggggggaccgtgGTTGCACCTAGGCGGCCCGTCACTTTTATCCGATGGTTCGCCACGACTATAGAGCGTATAGTCTATCGGTGATATAATTTTATGTATTCATGTCTGAAGTCTACTAATCTGATAATTGCACTCCTCTGCTGTTATACTGCGTGGAAACTGAAAAAATGCATCCGAAGTGGAGTAACCTTTTGCGTACACTTGCTTCCATTCTGCAGGAGTCTGACCACCTCACGCAGTCACATCCAGGGATGGTCATCCACGTGGCCACCACTCTGTCCAAAGTGAGCAGGTTCCCATTTGAAGACATCCTCGTCACTGTCCGGCAAAATTCGCGGAAGATCTACCGCATTTAAAGCGACGGCGAATGAGCAAGTCTTTTAGCTTCTTTCATGTGCAATTTCCATTGAAGCAACGCCCGCAAAAATTTGCTGGGCCATATCCAGAGTACATTTCTTTTATTTGAGAACAGGGATGCGACTTGTTGTGATCATATCTCTGCTAGAAAGCCTTCTAGCACATTTCTAGAAAGACTTCTTGACTCATTTTGAGCCTCTTGTGGTTAGGCGTGACCTCACGTTGAATAGCCAAACGCCTTGGCCAGTCATTTTTCGCGTTGAGCAGGTTATCGGATACAAGCTTCAACCTCAACCTGATTGGGAGCCGGTGTCTTAATCGTTATGTGCCTATGTAATACGGCTGTGATTCTGTCAGCGCTGTTGCAGACTCGCGACTAACAATTTATGTTTTAAGGTAGTATTCTGCAAAATGTTCAAAGCCGGTGAATGTTAGCTAGCAACCTTGGTAGTGCTAGGGAAGACCAGCGAATAAAGTGCGTATTGACATTTACCTGTTTATATTTCTCCGGTGATCACTTCTCATCGGCTAACAAATGCTAAATGTCGTCGCTTGGAGCAGCACGCGCCTGGATATTGGAAGCTTCGCGAAAGTTTTGGAGGGTTCTATCAGTTGTTTGTTGTTATCAAACCCTGTGTactctgattgcatacgcgacgcgaattgtgtagtactttctggaagtagCGCGGGAACCAGCGATTAGGCTGGAACcatcatgtataaaagccgacgcgcttgacccatggatcagatttttcgacgatcgccttcTGTGCTCGCCGCAATCGTTGTGCTTGACTGTTGCTTGTTTTTCTGGacacagattcgcccaataaagagttaattTCGTGAGTCACAGATTTCGCTATTGTGTTGTTCTCCGTCACTACAACATGGCTTCTGGTGGAGGTGATTTGCGTTCACGTACCGGACTCCTCcgcaaagccgtgatccaagcccgaacCACGAATGCAGCGCCAACGTTGCCGCAGACCTGCGAGCTAGCCGGAGGCCGCAAGAATTGCTAACGGAGCATGGACCTCTTCTCAAGAAGGCCATTGAAGTCAAGGCCATGTCAACAACCACAATTGCAACCCCAGTGTCCTCCATCCTCCTACAACGGCCCAGGGAGCCACCGGCCTCCCTCCGAGCATCGTTTTAACAGCCGGAATACTGGTACTAAACGGCCGCTACATACAACAGCTTGAACTCCGAGCAAGCTGTGGCATGtatacttctccttggaagaagcCACCAGGACGTGGTTATAGAAACACGAGTTCAGCCAGACAACGTGAGATCTCTTCCGCAGCGCCTTCCTAAACACCTTCATGAGCATCACCCGGAAAGAGAGGGTGTAAGCGATACTGGAATCGCGTAGGCAGCTTCCGAACGACAACACTACGAATTAAACCGGAGAGATGACCGCCTGTTCGCCGTGCCGACCCGAACATGTGTGAGGACAAGAAATTTCGCATACTCGTGCATGCTGTGAAGCAAAAACTTTTCACCGGGTTGATTCGGCGCGCAGCCTCAGTGGCTAACATCATCAGAGAGGAGATCCAGTACTCATTTAAAGTTCCTGTACCGAGGGCAGCTTGCTTCTTCTGTAGTCGTTCCATGGCGCTTTCGATGTCAGCAGGCGAAGtattcccgggtttcggcaccaaaaaatgtaaatgaatgctcgcgcctttgggctgactctaattgctgtcgctctttgacgactccgctaacttttgctgcgcgttaactaaggtggacggcgtcggccgtgcacgcaggagcctcgaaggaaggaacttcactcgttgggatccgttttgagactggtttatttacaaaagatagatcgaagaaaggagaagggaaagggagaagttacacaaagtccacgttctctttggccgcaccgaggccttcgtccttgtgaGTTTTGCTCGGACTGTCGATGAGAGAGGTCACGCAGCCTTTCGCTCCGACGACCTCGCCTCGCCAGCCGCACCCGACTCCACGTGGGCGGACGTGCTTGCACATCGTTCCGGCGTGTGCTGCATGAGCCGCGTGGCCACCGCCATCGCGTGCTGCCACGCATGCTCTGCGCGACCTCCTACGCCTACCTCGCTGCATCGTGCCTGCCTTAGGATCCCTCCCCTTGCCCGGCGTCCACACTTCGAGTGTCGAGACACCGAGACGACACGGCATGAAGCGATGACCTTCTCCACCGTAGCCTACCGTCACGTCGCCCTCCGCGCTCCCGACCACcggccgctctgctatcactccggagaagcgggtcacgtctaccgccgatgctcATATTGTCATATGGGACTACGAGGCTTCGCCATCAACATCCACAGCTTGGTGAACGACCACTTGACATCACCGCAATGCAATGGAGGCCCCGATGTCTTTTTCGTTCACCTTcgccaggacgctacctgtcgctaCAGCGCCCACCGTACACAGGACCAGCCCGTGGCCGGTCCGTAAGCCCACATCCGGAAAATCAAAGGCGGCAACCGATAGAGGtacggttgctgttcgtcgaaatgCCCAAGGCCCTCCCCCGCCAACGACGACGTTGCAAGAACCACATCGACGATGCCGCAACGAAACTGAACTTGCCGTCTTTGCAATATGACAATACTTTGTCGGCAATATTCCGTAAATCTGCAAGTGTAGTACGCCGGTGAATGTTACAGGCGACAGGCGAGTAAACGTGCTTTCTCTACATGTTGTAAACGCGCGAGTGTTGTACACCGGTGAATGTTCAAGCGCCGGCGGCAAGGAAGCTACTTACTTGTTTTAAATCAATAATTTAGGGTTGTAATATGTCATCTTCGTACGTTTGCTGCAATTTTCCCTTTGATGCAGTGCTTGTGGTGTACACATCTCCAATATATGTTTTACGAACAGTGTCAAGTTTATGTTACTATTCGACGGATGCGACGTCCATTTGGAGCATCTGGGCAGAGTTCCTTCGATCGATGGATCTCTTTGCACAGCGTTAATCCATTAACATttgatttttttaaaatataGGCACACTATTCGCGGCCAGGACTTAAGGAGTCGCCATCTGTCCGAAACGCTCGACTTGCATAGTGAGAAGGATAACGCGGCGCGTTTCTCATAGGTTTGGCTATCGGCGTGCTTAATCGGCGGAGCAAAGGCAGACCACAGGGATTTTATTCTACAGATCGTCAGTTCGAATTGTCGTCTATTCCATTACAGCCAGGGGGGCTACTATAGCCCAGGTGcagccaaattaggaaggcccactaagcttcaacgaAGGCTTCAACAAAACCAGAACAGGAGCTcgtctcgctggtgcattatccCCCACTACCTCTCTCATCAATCTTTCCCTTAACCCGTGGTCTTCACTCCCCAACGGCTGAAGGAatacctgaccaaggcggcagtGAGACCTGCTACGCGGCAAAGGGTTCTAAGGATCTTTGGATTGGGAAAGGCCTCCACTTGGCACAGAACATGCCAACATTTAGCACGCAAACCATCTTAAGTGCGACTAGCTTAGCAGGGTTCTTTGAAGAATTATTATGCATTGCCTGGGATAATATACGCAGACTGGGCAACAAGCAATCGACAACTACGGCATCAGTTCTAAGAACATTAGAGAACAAGTGTTGGTAAAATTCGAAGAAAgaaataagctccgaataatggaaacctttttcaggaagcgtagcaacaggaaGCAAACCTTGAAAAGCCCTAATAGAGAAACAAGTGAAATAGATGTCGTACTTtgtgccgatcccagcatagtgcaggaaaaaaatgttaggtagggtaaaaGGTAGTGATCATAGGACTGGGTCTAAGATTGCTCTCAATTTAAAGAGAGGAAGAGCAAAATGAGTCCGGGAGAGAcgggccaacctagacgcagtacgAGAAAAACCACAATGATTCAGGATGGTGATCGCGAACAAATATTCAGCTTTAGAACATCAAGATGAGAATAACctagaagtaatgaatgaaaccgtaactatacTGATTGCAGTAGTAGTGGTTGAAATGGGaggcaaggcaaccagtaggtaggctctcccaagtaacaaagcatctaagaaagaaacaaagcatGGAAGTGTATAACTAAAGAGGTCAAACAGAATTCGCTTAACTGTCAAAagttatcaagaaaaaaaaataagcaatatTTGATATTATAACGTCGAAAATATTGAAGAAGCACTTTTTAATGGTCACAGCTTCAAATCTGTAAGAAGAAAACTTGATGTAGGACAGTGCAAGATGTACGCAGCGAGAAATAAGCAGGCTAAGGTCATGAACATCTTCGACGGTATAATAAAAACAGCAGAATAATTTTATGCTGACCTCTACAGAACCCAGTGCAGCCAGGTTCAAGTAGTGGTGAGCCAGATACAGAGGCTCCTTATATAGCTAGCGATGAAATTAAAAGGGCCTTTCAAGCCATGTCACGGGGAAATgtagcaggagaagatggaataacagtcgatttttttttcaaggatggAGGAGATATTACGCTTGAAatgcttgcggccctttatacgcatTGCCCCACGACGTCAAGTGTGATAGAGATTTGGAATAATTCCAACATTATCCTAATCAATAAGACGGGAGACGCTAAAGAACAGAATTATACGACCACTCGCTTGCTTTCAGTTTAGTGTAActtattcaccaagataatttgcaatagtcGGGACATTTAACACCAGTCAACCAGGAGAACAGCCAGGATTCAGGGAGAGATATTCTGCAGCGGATCATGGGATATCATGGAATCATTTTCCATGATATGAGAAATATCTACAAAAATTCCACAGCTACCGTGTTTCTCCACAAGTTCAAAGCTACCTACGAAGAAATGCATCAGGCAAGGAGACAATATCTCGaatgatattcactgcgtgcttagaagtgtTCAAgttattagactgggaaggctcagGATTAAAgctcaacggtgaatatctcaacaAACTTCGGTTTGTGGGTGGCATTTTCCTGTTCAGCAGCACTGAGgataaattgcaaaaaaaaaatgattgagggccttaaccgAGAAAGTTTGAGTAGGTTTCAAGAATAGTGTGCGGAAGACAAGGGTAATTTTTAACAGTGTGGTAAGGAAACAGGAATTCATGAACGCCTCTCAGCCTCTAGATCTCTCTGCAATAGCACGTTAACGAAGGCGAAtaatcacaggggaccctgatcatgagaaggaaatttacagaataaaaatgaatTCGAGTGTATATGGCCTACATTGTCAGATCCTGGCTAGCAGCTTaccgctatcattgaaaagaaaggtctACAATcgctgcattctaccggtgctaacacatgGGGCCGAAATTTGGAGGCTGAATAAGAAggtcgagaacaagttaaggaccttGCAAAGACCGATGGAACAAAGAATCTTAGGCGTAACGCCATGAGACAGGAATAGAGTGGtggggatcagagagcaaatgcgAATAGCCGATAATCTTCAACTTCAAGCGCGAATAGAGCAAGTGGGATAGCAGCGCCATTAAGTTCTTCATTTGTGTCCAGCACTTAGCGTAATACGAAGCTGTGTGGATGAGCTCAAGAATTCGCGGATGCGGTGATGTGAATGCACGCGACTTCTGCCAAACCGTCAAAGGTGAAACGGCGGCCATAGAGTTTTATACACCTGTCGTGAATTCTCTATCTGTGAATACCGCTACGATCACATAATATCAGGCGGAAACTCCCTGTGACGAAAAGCGCGACGAAGTTCGAAGCCGAACGTCGTGGCTAGGAGCGGCAGGTACCGATGCGGCACGTTTCCTGGCAAACAGCTGCCGTGACTTGCCGTGTCAGTATTTACCCAGGCTTGCCGTCATTCAAACTTCGGCAGACGCTTCCCCACGAGGCGTTTGCGTATGACGTATCAGCAGGGTGCTTTCGCTTTCGACATTCCCTGGAATGAGCGCTGAATTTCGTTGATGAACGCCTATAATCAGGTGCGATTTtcaagtttctttcttttcttttgagaaGACGGGCTTGCATTAGGTTTCGACTGCATCCAaattgcagggacaacatggccacaattagcacgtgaCCAGAGAAGttgaagaaatatgggagaggcctttgccctgcagtgggcgtagccaggctgattattattattattattattattattcctccGAATTTGCTTTAAAGCAACTGCCCCCAAGGCTCTAAGCAAAGCGAATTAGAGTGGGCGAATGTTCGAGTTTTGTATACGAATCTAATATTACTACTATTCGTACTTAAAAATGAACTATTCGTTTTCTTCGAATACGGCTATTAACATATATTTTGCAACAACTGACTGGTAAAGTCGAGTTATTATTTTCCGTCGGAGAAACAAAGCATCACAACTCACCAACAAGCAGGACGACAAAAGTTTGCGGAGCAATGTAGTAACAAAATGGacaatgcaagctttgtttttggTTTTGCGGCGGGCCCTTGACTGACAACTTCCGGTTTTTACTTGTAGTCTATCACTTAGTGTTTATGGCAGTCTAGTGATGTAACATTTTCTTTTAAGCTACATCCTTTTACGCCTTATTTTTGGAACGTGCACTTTTATTTACGGGGTGTTCCAGTTAACGTTAGCCAATTATTCAACGAAAAATATATATTCAGAAAGCTGGTTGCCCGATGCGATCTTAAGGTCTACGGTGTTTCGTCGCCAGACCATTGACGACCAAATATTGTAGGTtatataattgtatcttgcactacgctttttacagcgaagctgtatacttctaccgcccaaggaaattttcgcgtcgttgtaagcaaaaaactccccatacgtgggccgatctcgaagatagtgcaatgccggcccgacccgcgatGGAGTTGAAACAGGCGTCAAACgctcccatacgtgggccgatcccgaagagtgtgcaatgccgggctgacccgcggcgagtggcgtagctaggccgtCTGGCCCCCGAgacccataggtcttctgtcacccccccccccccctccacggttgtagccggcggaaaaaggggtgtctccagacgtatatgacacgccccctccccccccccccactggccccttgcacccggggcccacagccgcctcccccccccccccccctgttgctacgccactgcccacggcggaggtgcagttcgccattaaagggcccacacacacacagctacgctagtcatccttcttcacagaatggaagggcacCGAGATCTTTAAGCATACTTCTTTTTTTGCGTtaaacagcttggctaaagttagctaggacaccctgtatgtcTACGTATGGCCTGCAAGTCCttcagatatcttttttttttttcacgaactcCTTATATATTTTAGGCCACCATATATTTCGCCTCTTTCGTTAGCTAGTCATACACCAGCCATTCTTTCTTCGAAAGGAAGGCTGT
This window contains:
- the LOC135921180 gene encoding putative deoxyribonuclease TATDN2; amino-acid sequence: MDTFPNLCLGVTPLLEFSNASAVAEVGPKVLLDRLLLETDAPYFLPKSESDHLTQSHPGMVIHVATTLSKIGLIGT